GGCGGGCTGGCTGTTTGTGCTGCCGATGGTGCTGGGGTTCATTCTGCTGCTGCTTGTCCCGCTCATTATGGCGCTTTATATGAGTTTTACTGATTGGCCGCTGCTGGGTGAGGCCAAGCTCATCGGATTTGAGAATTACCGAACGATTGCGGGGGACGCGGAATTTTGGCGCGTGCTGGGCAATACGCTTTATTTTGCCGTCGGACTTGTTCCGCTGAACATTACTTTGGCATTGCTGCTTGCAATCCCGTTATCAAAAAATATCCGCGGAGCCGGCTTTTTCCGGACATTGATCTTTATTCCGGTCATGACCTCGCTGGTGGTCTGGTCGATTGTCTGGAAGTATATGTTTGCCACGGACTCCGGGTTCATTAACCAGCTGCTGCGCATGATCGGCATTACCGGACCGGCCTGGCTGTACGATACCCGGCTTGCCATGCCCGTTGTTATCGTGACCAGTCTTCTGAAAAATGTCGGTTTGAATATGGTTTTGTTCATTGCGGCGCTGCAGCAGGTTCCGGCGCAGCTCTACGAGGCGGCCAGAATCGATGGCGCGGGGAGAATGCGGATTTTTTTCCGAATTACCGTACCCATGATCACGCCGACGATTTTTTTAACCCTGATGATGACCATTATCGGTTCGTTGAAGGTGTTCGGACAAATTTACGTGATGACACAAGGGGGGCCTTCTGGAAGCACGAAGGTGCTCGTCTACAACATTTGGGAACGAGCCTTTAAGCTGTTCGAGTTCGGATATGCTTCTGCGCTGGCTTATGTGCTGTTTGTCATCACCCTGCTGCTTACGCTGGCACAATGGCAGATGAGAAAAAGGTGGGTTCTGAATGAAAGCTAGTCTATTTGCTAAAAGGGGTAACCCGGCAGGCGGGAACCTGTTCCATTATCTGCTGCTGCTTGCCGTTTCGGTGGTCATGATGACCCCGTTCGTGTGGATGGTCTCGACTTCGCTCAAACAGCCGGCTGATGTGTTTGTTTTTCCGCCGCAGCTGATTCCGTCGCCGATACGATGGGCGAATTATGCGGAAGTGCTGGAGACGATCCCGTTCCATCTATTTTATGGCAACAGCGTCTATATCGCCCTTCTGGTTACCGTGGGCACTGTGCTTTTCTCTTCCATGGCGGGGTATTCCTTCGCACGAATTCCTTTTTGGGGGAGAAGCCTGGTGTTTCTGCTGCTGCTGAGCACGATGATGATTCCGAATGAGGTCATTGCCATTCCGATGTTTCTGTTTATGCGTGAGCTGGGTTGGATCAATACGCATTTACCGCTGATTATTTTGCCTATATTCGGCGCAGGCGGTGTGTTCGGGGTGTTTGTGATGCGGCAATTTTTTCTGGGGATTCCGAAGGAGCTGGAGGAGGCGGCGATGATTGACGGCTGCTCGAGGCTGCGGATTTATTCCACAATCATGATGCCGTTAGCAAAACCTGCAATTGCCACGCTGATCATTTTCACGTTTTTGACGAGCTGGAACGATTTTTTTGATCCGCTGATCTTTATTAATGACCGTAAGCTGATGACTTTGCCGCTGGGATTATCGCTGTTTACCGACGAGTCGGGGACATCGTGGCATCTGCTGATGAGCGCTTCGGTTATGGCGACATTACCACTGCTCATTGTGTTTTTCTTTGCGCAGAAGCAGTTTGTCGAAGGGGTATCCATGACGGGTCTCAAGGAATAGCGTAAATAACGCTTAAAAGGAGGAGTAAAAAGAGATGGACAGCAGGACACGGATCATGGAGGCGGACGTGGTAGTTATAGGTGCGGGGCCGGCGGGCATTGCCGCCGCCATTGCCGCCGGCAGGCAGGGGGCAAGCGTCATCTTGATTGAACGGTACGGGTTTGTCGGCGGGATGTCTACGGCTGCCGGAGTTTATCCTTGGATGACGTTTCATACACAGCAAGGGGAACGGGTCATCGGCGGTATGGCACAGGAAATTGTGGAGCGCCTGATGGAGCGAGGGGGCTCGCCCGGCCATCTTCGCGATACCGTCGGTTTCGTGAATACGCTGACGCCGTACCATCCAGAGATATATAAGGTGCTTGCCGTCGATATGCTGCGCGAAGCGGGGGTGAAGCTCGTCTCGCACAGCTTCGTTGACGAAGTCGGACGTGAAGGCGAATACATCCAGTCCGTGACCCTTACTGGAAAATCGGGGCGAATCAAGGTTGACGGGAAGATGTTCGTCGATGCGTCCGGGGATGCGGACGTCGCTTATCTGGCGGGAGCACCGACGCTTCAGGGGCGCGAAAGCGACGGGCTGTCGCAGCCGATGACGATGAAATTCCGGATGCGGGGTGTTGACGTGGAGGCGATTCGGAAGGCGATGCTTGCTGATCCCGACAATTTTTATCACAAGACGCCGTTTGCCGAACTAGAGAATGAGCGTATTCCGCTCACGGGGGTTTCCGGCTTTTATAAGGAGTGGAAGGCTGCCGAGGTCCCGATCAACCGCGATCAGGTTCTGCTGTTTATCGGGCCGGAGAAGGATGAGGTGCTGATTAACTGTACGCGGGTACAAGGCTTAAGCGCGACCGACGTCGAGGAACTGACTTTGGCGGAGGAGGAAGGGCGCAAACAGGTGCTGATGATGGCGGAATTTTTGAAATCGCGGGTGCCTGGATTTGCCGAGGCCTCCATTTCCTCGGTTGCCCCCCAGATCGGAATTAGGGAGTCGCGCCGAATCGACGGTCTGTATCGGTTAACGATGGAGGACGTGGTGACGGGACGACATTTTGAAGACGGCATTGCGAGGAGCGGTTATCCGGTTGACTTGCATGATCCGTCAGGCAAAGGGATCATGGAGGCTACCATCGAGAATGACGGTTCCTACAGTATTCCATACCGCTGCCTGGTGGCCCGAGGACCAGTAAATCTGCTCGCGGCAGGGCGCTGCATTTCCACCACGCATGAAGCACTGGCGACCACGCGCTTGACGCCAAGCTGCATGGCTACGGGAGAAGCGGCGGGCACGGCGGCGGCCCTGGCCTGCAAGATGGGAATCACCGCGGCGGAAGTCGATGCATCGCAGCTCAGGGAGATGCTGTACGCCCAAGGGGCGATTGTGTGAAGAGACGCGGGCTAGCCGCTCCGGTATAACTTGGGGCGGCTCCGTATTTTTGTAGTGTGTTTGAGGCGGACTGCTTTTTTGCATCTCCTTAAAGCTCGTTTGTAGGTTTCCTTGTTGATTCAGACGAAGAAATTCAAAAGTGTATTGCTGATTCAGAAGTACGAATAGCCTGTGTTCGGGTTGGTGGAGCCTTGGTAAAAGAGTGTTACGGATTTTTTACTATAGGGTTCGACCCCCTTCTATACATACAATAATGAAGCGACCGTAACCGGTCGCTTTTTGTTTACGGTCCCCGTAGCAATTCGGAAACAAGGGTTGTTACGTATATATGGCTGAGCGGGCTTCGTTCAGTCGTGCGGCCATTCCGTCAAGCGGATAAAGATTTTTCGAAGATGACGTATCACCTTTTCTATGTTCAATGAATCTTCATTCCCTATGTGCTTTTAATCACAAGTCACGGTGCATGAGAATGCTAGTTTAGAGAAGTAAACAGAATAGAACTTTATCTTTATATAATGAATCAAAACAGAGGTGATGAACATGAGTGAATTAATTAATAACCGTGAGGAAGGAATTTCTGCTCATCGAACTGCCCGGCTACATTTGCTCAAGGAAATCATTAAAGAGCTTCACCATGGAAAAAGCGTGGAGGAAGTAAAGTCAAAATTCAACCAAGCTGTAGGCGAAATATCGGTTGATGAAATATCGGAGCTGGAGCAAGTGCTGATGCAGGAGGAAGGAATCCCGGTAACCGAAGTACAGCGACTGTGCAGCGTGCATGCTGCGGTATTTAAAGGTTCCATCCAAGACATTCACAGAGCCCATAAGCCTGAAGAGCAGCCTGGACATCCTGTGTTTACCTTTAAGATGGAGAACCAAGAAATCGATCGACTGGCAAACTTCAAAATCGCACTGCATCTGGATCAGTTTCTTAAGGATCAAGGAGAGGCAAATCGCCTCAAATTGCTGGAGGATTTCAGTCTCCTCTATGATGTAGACAAACACTACAGCCGCAAAGAAAATTTGCTGTTTCCTTTTCTTGAGAAATACGGAATTTATGGACCGACCAAGGTGATGTGGGCAGTAGATGACGGTATCCGAATGGGCATAAAAGAAGTGAAATCCAAACTTACTCATTTTGATGGGCATGCCGAGATCGTAGTGGATCTGGCCAGACGCGTCTTAAACGAAGTTACAGAAATGATCTATAAAGAGGAACATATCTTATTACCTATGGCTCTGGAAAAGTTGACGGAGGATGAATGGCTTCAAATTGCTGCCCAAAGCGAAGAGGTCGGTTATTGCTTAATTGCGCCTGATCAACAATGGAATCCTGAAAGAGCAGCTGAGCCTGGCGCAGATCAGGGATTGGCGTCTTCTCCGCTGCAAGAGGGATATATCCGAATGAGTACAGGCATTTTATCGGTCAAACAGATGGAATCGATTTTAAATCATTTACCGGTCGACCTAACCTTTATCGATGAACATGATATCGTTCGATATTTTTCCCAGGGCAAAGAACGAATCTTCGTTCGTACTAAAGCGGTGATCGGCCGAAGTGTTCAGAACTGCCATCCTCCGCAAAGCGTTCACGTCGTCAATCAGCTCCTAGCTGATTTCAAAGCAGGTGTCAAAGATGCAGAAGATTTCTGGATCCCGGTTAAAGATAAGTTTGTCTACATTCGCTATTTTGCCGTAAGGGATGAAGAAGGGAACTATTTAGGCACGCTGGAATTCACTCAAAACATTAAACCGATTCAGGAGCTCACCGGTCAAAAACGGATACTCTCTCCGTAAGTTTATAGAGGACATCCTGACTAACGCGATCCGGCGAATTGTGGTTTCGAGCAGCCACGCTTCGCCATCATACATACTAAAGGGGCTGTCCCAAATGTCATTGTAAATGACGGAGACACGGCCCCTTTTTTCATTTAGTCAAACATAAAGAAACCGCTCTTTGATAAAATGGAGGTACCATCCAACCATAAACCAAAACGAGACGGTTTCTTGGTACATTCATCGCGCCGTTGTACGATTGGAGCCTTTATCGGTGAGGGCGCAGCTAAAGTGGTCAAAAATAGAGTTCGCTGGATTCGCGGACTATTCAAATAATTTCAGAAAGGCGTTAATTCATGAACGAGATATCTTATCGGAAATCCGTGGCATGGGGCAAAACACTTGGCAGTTTACTGTTTGTGCTGACCTGCCTGTTTCTGCTGTATGCGGCTTTTTTTATGGATACTTCCTTTATTCGTAAGTTCTTTTGTATCACATCAGCCATAATAGGGATTCCGTTTTTTGGAGGATATTTGGTTGTCAGCTTGCCAAAGGCACTGAAATCAGACACGCAGCTCATCACCTACGATCAAAATTCCATTTCAGATGGTACGCGGACCGTAGCCTGGACGGAGATTACAAGCATCAGCTACAGCGGCCCCTCCATTCGGGAGTGGCTGCTTCCGAAATTTCCTGTGCTGATTTTTCATTTGAAAAACAGAGAGACCTGGACAGTGAACACGTATTATTTGTTAACCGATACTGAAATTCAGTCTGTCATGAAGCGCCTGCGGGGGCTGGTCAGCCGTAACGGAAAGGAAACGAAATAGATCGGATCGAATCAGACAAAAAGAGCACCGAATCGGTGTTCTTTTTCGTTTTCCTTACAGACTTACCAAGCATCTTCCAAATCAACCCAGCGATGTCTTATCTTGAACTTTGCGTAGTACTAGAATCTCCTCTATAATAATAGGCTAATCTTAAACTGCGTCAGGAGGAAACAATGGACTTTATCAAAAATCAACTAGACGGATATGGCATGAGCGAACAAACCATTGGATATCTCTCGAATATGATCATGGTTGTATTTATCGCGGTGATCTCCGTGCTGGCTAATTTCATAGCCAAAAAAATCGTGCTGAAGACGATTGTTCATATCGTCAACAACAATCGGTATACGTGGGACAATATTATCGTTGAGAAAAAAGTGTTCCACAAGCTGTCGCATCTCGTGCCGGCAATCATTATTTATTTTTCGGCGTCCATCTTTCCGGCTTATCAAGTTTTGATTGAAAAAGCTGCAGCAACGTACATGATTATCGTCGCCATCACGGTGTTGAATGCACTGCTTAATGCGTTTGATGACATTTATCGTTCGTTTGAGGTTTCCAAGATCAGACCGATTAAGGGATACATTCAGGTGGTGAAAATCGTTCTCTTCATCATCGGCGGCATCGTGGTCATCTCCAACCTCATCGGGCAGAATCCTTTGATCATTCTCAGCGGGCTTGGTGCTATATCGGCTGTTCTGATGTTGGTTTTCAAGGATTCCATATTGGGTCTGGTGGCAGGCGTTCAATTATCATCGAATGATATGGTGCGCGTCGGCGACTGGATTGAAATGCCGAAATATCATGCGGACGGTGACGTCATCGATATTACATTGAATACGGTAAAAGTAATGAATTTTGATAAAACGATCACGATGATTCCAAGCTACGCCCTCATCTCGGACTCGTTCAAGAATTGGAGAGGCATGCAAGTATCCGGAGGCAGAAGAATTAAGCGAAGCTTCTATGTCGATACGAGCAGCATCTGCTTTTGCACCAGGGAAATGATTGAGGAATTTCAGAAGATTCACTACCTTACCGATTACGTCACGACAAGAGTAAATGAAATTAACGCCTACAACATCGAACACGAGATTAATACGGAAAGCAAAGTGAACGGCAGGCAGCTTACGAATGTAGGCGTATTCAGGGAATATA
This Paenibacillus sp. JZ16 DNA region includes the following protein-coding sequences:
- a CDS encoding DUF5381 family protein; the protein is MNEISYRKSVAWGKTLGSLLFVLTCLFLLYAAFFMDTSFIRKFFCITSAIIGIPFFGGYLVVSLPKALKSDTQLITYDQNSISDGTRTVAWTEITSISYSGPSIREWLLPKFPVLIFHLKNRETWTVNTYYLLTDTEIQSVMKRLRGLVSRNGKETK
- a CDS encoding carbohydrate ABC transporter permease codes for the protein MKASLFAKRGNPAGGNLFHYLLLLAVSVVMMTPFVWMVSTSLKQPADVFVFPPQLIPSPIRWANYAEVLETIPFHLFYGNSVYIALLVTVGTVLFSSMAGYSFARIPFWGRSLVFLLLLSTMMIPNEVIAIPMFLFMRELGWINTHLPLIILPIFGAGGVFGVFVMRQFFLGIPKELEEAAMIDGCSRLRIYSTIMMPLAKPAIATLIIFTFLTSWNDFFDPLIFINDRKLMTLPLGLSLFTDESGTSWHLLMSASVMATLPLLIVFFFAQKQFVEGVSMTGLKE
- a CDS encoding DUF438 domain-containing protein; translation: MSELINNREEGISAHRTARLHLLKEIIKELHHGKSVEEVKSKFNQAVGEISVDEISELEQVLMQEEGIPVTEVQRLCSVHAAVFKGSIQDIHRAHKPEEQPGHPVFTFKMENQEIDRLANFKIALHLDQFLKDQGEANRLKLLEDFSLLYDVDKHYSRKENLLFPFLEKYGIYGPTKVMWAVDDGIRMGIKEVKSKLTHFDGHAEIVVDLARRVLNEVTEMIYKEEHILLPMALEKLTEDEWLQIAAQSEEVGYCLIAPDQQWNPERAAEPGADQGLASSPLQEGYIRMSTGILSVKQMESILNHLPVDLTFIDEHDIVRYFSQGKERIFVRTKAVIGRSVQNCHPPQSVHVVNQLLADFKAGVKDAEDFWIPVKDKFVYIRYFAVRDEEGNYLGTLEFTQNIKPIQELTGQKRILSP
- a CDS encoding FAD-dependent oxidoreductase codes for the protein MDSRTRIMEADVVVIGAGPAGIAAAIAAGRQGASVILIERYGFVGGMSTAAGVYPWMTFHTQQGERVIGGMAQEIVERLMERGGSPGHLRDTVGFVNTLTPYHPEIYKVLAVDMLREAGVKLVSHSFVDEVGREGEYIQSVTLTGKSGRIKVDGKMFVDASGDADVAYLAGAPTLQGRESDGLSQPMTMKFRMRGVDVEAIRKAMLADPDNFYHKTPFAELENERIPLTGVSGFYKEWKAAEVPINRDQVLLFIGPEKDEVLINCTRVQGLSATDVEELTLAEEEGRKQVLMMAEFLKSRVPGFAEASISSVAPQIGIRESRRIDGLYRLTMEDVVTGRHFEDGIARSGYPVDLHDPSGKGIMEATIENDGSYSIPYRCLVARGPVNLLAAGRCISTTHEALATTRLTPSCMATGEAAGTAAALACKMGITAAEVDASQLREMLYAQGAIV
- a CDS encoding mechanosensitive ion channel family protein, with amino-acid sequence MDFIKNQLDGYGMSEQTIGYLSNMIMVVFIAVISVLANFIAKKIVLKTIVHIVNNNRYTWDNIIVEKKVFHKLSHLVPAIIIYFSASIFPAYQVLIEKAAATYMIIVAITVLNALLNAFDDIYRSFEVSKIRPIKGYIQVVKIVLFIIGGIVVISNLIGQNPLIILSGLGAISAVLMLVFKDSILGLVAGVQLSSNDMVRVGDWIEMPKYHADGDVIDITLNTVKVMNFDKTITMIPSYALISDSFKNWRGMQVSGGRRIKRSFYVDTSSICFCTREMIEEFQKIHYLTDYVTTRVNEINAYNIEHEINTESKVNGRQLTNVGVFREYIHQYLRNHPKIHKDMTLIVRQLAPGDNGLPLEIYAFSNDTNWGVYESIQADIFDHIFAVAPTFGLRAFQNPTGHDIVHLKESPEYSRGY
- a CDS encoding carbohydrate ABC transporter permease; this encodes MTTLETIKSEGPGRSFRRKARKTRPLNRGDHLAGWLFVLPMVLGFILLLLVPLIMALYMSFTDWPLLGEAKLIGFENYRTIAGDAEFWRVLGNTLYFAVGLVPLNITLALLLAIPLSKNIRGAGFFRTLIFIPVMTSLVVWSIVWKYMFATDSGFINQLLRMIGITGPAWLYDTRLAMPVVIVTSLLKNVGLNMVLFIAALQQVPAQLYEAARIDGAGRMRIFFRITVPMITPTIFLTLMMTIIGSLKVFGQIYVMTQGGPSGSTKVLVYNIWERAFKLFEFGYASALAYVLFVITLLLTLAQWQMRKRWVLNES